A part of Terriglobus roseus genomic DNA contains:
- a CDS encoding c-type cytochrome: MRTLALATIAVLASTAVGQTPTQTKAPTQAAVHKAPKVNEGQRVFEQNCSRCHNPPDGFSPRISSTVVRHMRVRANLSEEDAKALMKFFHP, translated from the coding sequence ATGAGAACGCTTGCACTTGCAACCATAGCTGTACTGGCTTCCACCGCGGTTGGTCAGACTCCTACACAGACCAAAGCGCCGACTCAGGCAGCGGTGCATAAGGCTCCGAAGGTCAATGAGGGCCAGCGCGTCTTTGAGCAGAACTGCTCACGGTGCCACAATCCTCCGGATGGATTTTCGCCTCGTATTTCCAGCACTGTTGTGCGTCACATGCGGGTACGCGCAAACCTCAGTGAGGAAGACGCGAAAGCACTGATGAAGTTCTTTCACCCCTAA
- a CDS encoding ATP-binding protein gives MLVVRGRLREHAKETLQTDLQHSIQTFQDLQARQRAALQRENTLLAALPTLRALMIARDTITISDGARDFWKLSGNDLFALADQDGRVLATYSTVQNEHDELSASLQKVLFAPGKHYLTSGGNLFEFAVTPIYFGAKESGTLLGYVIGGYRIDHELLQEVGRGAGAEAIFLVDHRVAASTLPNVQQNALLPVETSQGTAPVLLQLNGQRYLAASSDLSSRADVPVHLVVLKSLVAVDRAEAEIRSVILFAGLLSIGVGCVLMLLLARSVTAPLERLASAVQAFAEGNRDYVLPSGGPREVRFLSATLAEMREEIQRKNTALLEAERLATIGRMANSVSHDLRHYLAAIYANSEFLASPTMPPEERAELFEEIRLAVNGTTDMLDALLLFGNTGSSLRRSPASVASVVERAILLVRSHPDAERVTFKMSEVSEDTTADIDARQVERAIYNLLLNASQAAAEGADAHVVVISITGLQDTIAVTVQDSGPGVPDGIRHSLFDPFVSKGKQKGTGLGLTLAHSVAQEHDGCVELVSSRPGETIFRLTLHRRAQGSVSQTHMDDLVIL, from the coding sequence ATGTTGGTCGTTCGAGGCCGCCTCCGGGAACATGCAAAGGAAACGCTGCAAACGGACCTGCAGCACTCCATTCAGACATTTCAGGATCTGCAGGCCCGGCAACGAGCAGCTTTGCAACGTGAGAACACGCTGTTGGCGGCACTTCCCACGCTTCGCGCCCTGATGATTGCGCGTGACACGATCACGATCTCGGATGGGGCGAGAGACTTCTGGAAGTTGAGTGGCAACGATTTGTTCGCACTAGCCGACCAGGATGGTCGCGTACTGGCGACCTACTCCACGGTACAGAACGAACACGACGAGTTGAGCGCTTCCTTGCAGAAGGTATTGTTTGCCCCTGGCAAGCATTACCTAACATCTGGCGGCAACTTGTTTGAGTTTGCAGTGACGCCCATCTATTTCGGAGCGAAGGAAAGCGGCACTCTTCTTGGTTATGTGATTGGTGGCTACCGAATCGATCATGAACTGCTGCAGGAAGTGGGGCGCGGCGCAGGTGCCGAGGCCATTTTCCTGGTGGATCACCGGGTGGCTGCAAGTACGCTCCCGAATGTGCAGCAGAATGCGCTGCTTCCTGTGGAGACCTCCCAGGGAACAGCGCCGGTGCTTTTGCAGCTCAACGGACAGCGTTATCTGGCTGCCAGCAGCGATCTTTCGTCTCGAGCGGACGTGCCCGTACATCTGGTGGTGTTGAAATCGCTCGTTGCCGTGGATCGTGCTGAGGCTGAAATCCGCAGTGTAATTTTGTTCGCGGGTCTGCTTTCGATTGGCGTGGGCTGTGTTCTGATGCTGCTGCTTGCACGCAGCGTCACCGCACCGTTGGAAAGATTGGCTTCTGCGGTGCAGGCCTTTGCAGAAGGGAATCGCGACTACGTGCTGCCTTCAGGTGGCCCCCGAGAAGTGCGCTTCCTCAGTGCCACATTAGCGGAGATGCGAGAGGAAATTCAGAGGAAGAACACAGCGCTGCTGGAAGCAGAACGGTTGGCTACCATCGGGCGCATGGCAAATTCCGTGTCGCACGATTTGCGTCACTATCTAGCCGCGATCTATGCCAACTCAGAGTTCCTCGCTTCTCCCACAATGCCTCCCGAAGAACGAGCGGAATTGTTTGAGGAGATTCGCCTTGCAGTGAATGGTACGACGGATATGCTGGACGCCCTTCTTCTCTTTGGCAACACGGGATCTTCACTTCGGCGCAGTCCGGCATCGGTTGCTTCGGTGGTAGAGCGGGCGATATTGCTTGTGCGATCGCATCCGGATGCAGAGCGAGTCACGTTCAAGATGTCGGAAGTGAGCGAAGATACCACCGCAGACATCGATGCCCGCCAGGTGGAACGCGCAATTTATAACCTGCTGCTGAATGCAAGTCAGGCTGCAGCCGAAGGTGCAGACGCACACGTCGTAGTGATCTCTATTACCGGCCTGCAGGATACGATCGCCGTAACGGTGCAGGATTCTGGACCCGGCGTTCCGGACGGAATTCGCCACAGTCTCTTTGATCCCTTTGTGAGCAAAGGAAAACAGAAGGGAACTGGTCTTGGTCTTACCCTGGCACACAGTGTGGCCCAGGAGCATGATGGCTGTGTTGAGTTAGTGAGCAGTCGTCCTGGCGAGACGATCTTTCGTTTGACGTTGCACCGCCGCGCGCAAGGTTCGGTTTCACAAACGCATATGGATGACCTGGTGATCCTATGA
- a CDS encoding response regulator transcription factor: protein MQTMAQTSSDRNPGVLSMGPEAQILVVEDDVRMQKILYRLFRESGYSVSVCGDGQSGLDTFRATRPAAVVLDLMLPNIFGRDLCRMLKSERPETPVVIVSAIGEVADKVLLLELGADDYVTKPFSPRELMARVQAAMRRMQKTPKVATYSFGDCEVDFSKMSAKRNGVPITLTAHEFKLLRYFIANPERVLSREELLNEVWGYNSYPTTRTVDNKLLKLRQKLEPDAAEPRYLRTVHGAGYKFVP, encoded by the coding sequence ATGCAGACCATGGCTCAAACCTCGTCCGACCGCAACCCCGGTGTCCTGTCGATGGGACCGGAGGCACAGATTCTGGTGGTGGAAGATGATGTGCGGATGCAGAAGATCCTGTATCGGCTATTTCGTGAGAGTGGCTATTCCGTGAGCGTGTGTGGCGACGGCCAGTCCGGGTTGGACACATTTCGCGCGACGCGACCGGCCGCTGTGGTTCTGGACCTGATGCTGCCCAACATTTTTGGACGCGACCTGTGCCGCATGCTGAAGTCTGAGCGTCCAGAGACGCCGGTGGTGATTGTCAGCGCGATCGGGGAAGTAGCGGACAAGGTGCTCTTGTTGGAGCTTGGTGCAGACGATTATGTGACCAAACCGTTCAGCCCGCGCGAACTGATGGCGCGGGTGCAAGCCGCTATGCGTCGCATGCAGAAAACTCCGAAGGTGGCCACGTATTCCTTTGGCGATTGCGAGGTGGACTTCAGCAAGATGAGCGCGAAGCGGAACGGCGTTCCCATTACGCTAACCGCGCATGAGTTCAAGCTACTGCGCTACTTTATCGCCAATCCGGAACGCGTGCTGAGCCGTGAAGAGCTATTGAACGAGGTCTGGGGTTATAACTCGTACCCGACAACACGTACCGTGGACAACAAGCTCCTGAAGCTTCGACAGAAGTTGGAGCCGGATGCGGCAGAGCCGCGATACCTGCGCACGGTGCATGGCGCAGGGTATAAGTTTGTTCCATAA
- a CDS encoding LacI family DNA-binding transcriptional regulator, whose amino-acid sequence MANMHEIAKRAGVSLGTVSNVLNNSAKVREPKRTRVLEAVQEAGYQPSQLARGLRRDTTNMIGMIIPDITNPFFPSVVRGAEDVAFSNGYRLILCNTDNDHSKEIVHLNELRTYLPTGLIVIPSNFSDLTAQAESYRRAGTGVVCIDRLPKHWSGDSVTADNKTGAYNATRHLIQLGHTQLATITGPLHLTNAKERLEGFKRAMKEAKLSLAPEYAQETSFDKQGGYSKTQVLLRLIPRPTAIFAGNDMIALGVLLAVRESGLRCPEDISIIGFDDLDLGETTNPSLSSVSQSGYQLGTTAARLLLDRRQGDDGPAKHIVLETLLKLRHSVAPPSQALQASAPTVKRGTKRKRT is encoded by the coding sequence ATGGCCAACATGCATGAGATCGCTAAGAGGGCAGGCGTTTCCTTGGGCACGGTTTCGAATGTGCTCAACAATTCCGCCAAAGTGCGCGAGCCGAAGCGCACACGGGTGCTTGAAGCAGTACAGGAGGCCGGATATCAACCCAGCCAGTTGGCGCGTGGCTTGCGGCGCGATACGACCAACATGATCGGGATGATTATTCCTGACATCACGAACCCGTTTTTCCCTTCGGTTGTTCGCGGTGCCGAGGATGTGGCGTTCTCAAATGGATATCGTCTTATCCTCTGCAACACCGACAACGATCACTCCAAAGAGATCGTCCACCTGAACGAATTGCGGACTTACCTGCCGACCGGCCTCATCGTGATCCCATCGAATTTCAGCGATCTCACGGCGCAGGCCGAGTCCTATCGACGCGCGGGCACAGGTGTCGTTTGCATTGATCGACTCCCCAAGCATTGGAGTGGAGACAGTGTCACCGCGGATAACAAGACCGGCGCGTATAACGCGACGCGGCATTTAATTCAGCTTGGACACACCCAGCTTGCAACGATCACAGGACCATTGCACCTCACCAATGCGAAGGAGCGTCTCGAAGGCTTCAAACGAGCAATGAAAGAGGCGAAACTGTCGCTTGCCCCGGAATACGCTCAAGAGACAAGCTTCGACAAGCAGGGGGGATATTCGAAGACTCAAGTTCTATTGCGTTTGATCCCACGTCCGACAGCGATCTTTGCCGGCAACGACATGATTGCCTTGGGCGTCCTGCTCGCCGTTCGCGAGTCGGGCCTTCGCTGTCCTGAGGATATTTCCATCATCGGTTTCGACGATCTGGATCTGGGCGAGACAACGAATCCATCGCTGTCTTCGGTGTCGCAATCGGGGTATCAGCTTGGCACAACTGCTGCTCGTCTATTGCTAGATCGCAGACAAGGCGACGATGGTCCCGCAAAGCATATTGTTCTCGAGACGTTGTTGAAACTAAGACATTCGGTGGCGCCCCCGTCTCAGGCACTGCAGGCGAGTGCGCCGACGGTGAAACGCGGAACGAAACGAAAGCGAACCTGA
- a CDS encoding TonB-dependent receptor, which yields MAQATNAQIGGRVMDQTGAVVPNTSIVVLNVGTGLERTVTTSSLGEYTIPSLPVGTYKLTATSAGFKSYAQSGITLENGQSARLDVTLEIGSTNATVEVTSSVVQVDTSSAAIRTEIDSTQIKELPLNTRNTLQLITLVPGVGSASLPAAVINQRNGPTFSVNGSRVNGSQVSLDGAILVTGLYNRPANLTNPDSIGEFSLLTNSYGAEFGHASGGAFVAVSKAGTNTFHGSAWEFLRNDALNARNWFAPPPAAKPILKQNQFGVAGGGRILKDKAFFFGTYEGLRIHQVTLENLATITPAQRNGDFSSVATQLHDPYNTTCNTSGSLPGTGTTACNYTAANGYPGRNLIPQNEWDTMSVNFMNTYIPAPTLQPSGLWAYTDQVPTPTSGNQYTVRGDYRLTKNDQMYVRYFHMATSAVTGPPYSSIISSKYYDNFTNTNWGTTVRDTHTFTPNLIGDFGFSDTNLNTVGTPEGLIVTGSQMGAKYNTGGYNVSPQVSVSGVTSFGSGNPWYENTALKQADAKLSWVKGRHLWQFGAMGLREAEHIEWTSTNSAGNPTFSGVQTGNNWADYLIGKPISFGQYTPYYGNEHSVESGFYGQDTYKVSSRLTLNLGLRWDLFYPWVEFNHNSPTVTFDPSFHSTRFPTAPPGLAFPGDPGIPPGTIFMDKGDFAPRLGFAYDVFGDGKTSVRGGYGIFYNAPGAITMANEIEAPPFETQLIFTPNTFTDPYGGTGYTNPFPYPYLNPGPNPLWPFPAQFYSPDPHIKNAFTQQYNFNVQREFPKDLMVQVGYVGSHGDRLWNGNQANAAPYSAGGTAANAQSRRPFLPQYYAGITRISNLGSSNYNSLQVTARKRFSEGYTMQFAYTFAKSLDSGSVADADGGTAQNPASPILGEYARSDFNQKHLLRVNGVWNLPKFENLGVAKYVVGGWMLSGIVAYSSGTPFSVSTGSSAPWLGGGRDMGALRLNTTGINPCAGCGGKDSWARTGYFNTAAYASPLLAPYTYGTFGNSGRNSLTGPSLFDTDMSLAKNFSFLPREGSKIQFRADVFNLFNNVPFNNPTTSLASSVFGKITSAGNARQIQLALRLDF from the coding sequence ATGGCGCAGGCTACGAATGCTCAGATTGGAGGACGCGTCATGGATCAAACTGGCGCCGTGGTTCCCAATACAAGCATCGTTGTCCTGAATGTAGGCACTGGCTTGGAACGCACAGTCACAACCTCATCTCTGGGTGAATACACCATCCCTTCCCTTCCTGTGGGCACGTATAAATTGACGGCCACTTCGGCAGGATTCAAGAGCTACGCTCAATCCGGTATCACTCTTGAGAACGGACAGAGTGCCCGACTCGATGTCACTTTGGAAATTGGAAGCACGAACGCAACGGTCGAAGTTACATCATCAGTCGTGCAGGTGGACACGAGTTCAGCGGCTATCCGTACTGAGATCGATAGCACGCAGATCAAAGAGCTTCCGCTCAATACGCGTAATACGCTACAACTCATCACTCTTGTGCCTGGTGTGGGCAGTGCTTCCCTTCCCGCCGCGGTGATCAACCAGCGTAACGGGCCCACATTCAGCGTGAATGGAAGCCGCGTGAACGGCAGCCAAGTCTCACTCGATGGCGCCATCTTAGTAACCGGTCTTTACAATCGCCCAGCGAATCTGACGAACCCCGACTCCATTGGCGAATTTTCGCTGCTCACGAATAGCTACGGCGCTGAATTTGGACACGCATCGGGTGGCGCATTTGTTGCGGTGAGCAAGGCGGGCACTAATACTTTCCATGGATCTGCATGGGAGTTCCTGCGCAACGATGCGCTCAACGCAAGAAACTGGTTCGCGCCTCCTCCGGCTGCGAAACCGATCTTGAAACAAAATCAATTTGGCGTTGCAGGCGGCGGACGAATCCTGAAGGACAAAGCCTTCTTCTTCGGAACCTATGAGGGATTGCGGATTCATCAGGTCACTCTCGAAAACCTCGCCACGATAACGCCTGCTCAACGCAATGGAGACTTCAGCTCTGTTGCAACGCAGCTTCACGATCCTTACAACACGACATGCAACACAAGCGGTAGTTTGCCGGGTACTGGAACTACTGCATGTAATTACACCGCCGCCAATGGATATCCGGGGAGAAATCTAATTCCTCAAAATGAGTGGGACACAATGTCGGTGAACTTCATGAACACCTACATCCCCGCTCCAACTCTGCAGCCTTCTGGACTGTGGGCTTATACGGACCAGGTTCCAACACCGACGAGCGGCAATCAGTACACCGTCAGGGGAGATTATCGCCTGACGAAGAACGATCAGATGTACGTTCGTTACTTCCACATGGCTACTTCCGCTGTAACTGGACCGCCTTATTCATCCATCATTTCTTCTAAGTACTACGACAACTTTACGAATACCAACTGGGGCACCACGGTTAGAGACACACACACGTTCACGCCTAACCTGATTGGCGACTTCGGATTTTCAGATACGAATCTCAACACCGTCGGGACCCCCGAGGGACTCATCGTGACGGGTTCGCAGATGGGAGCCAAATACAACACCGGCGGATACAACGTATCGCCGCAAGTGTCAGTATCTGGCGTGACAAGCTTTGGCTCTGGCAATCCGTGGTATGAAAACACGGCGTTGAAGCAAGCCGATGCGAAGCTTTCCTGGGTGAAAGGAAGACACCTATGGCAGTTCGGTGCGATGGGCCTTCGTGAAGCGGAACACATCGAATGGACCAGCACAAACTCTGCAGGCAACCCGACCTTTAGCGGTGTCCAGACGGGAAACAATTGGGCTGATTATCTAATTGGTAAGCCCATCAGCTTCGGACAGTACACCCCCTATTACGGCAACGAGCATTCGGTGGAATCAGGATTCTATGGTCAAGACACATACAAAGTATCGTCACGACTGACACTGAATCTTGGCCTGCGGTGGGATCTCTTCTATCCTTGGGTGGAGTTTAACCATAACTCTCCTACCGTTACGTTTGATCCCAGCTTCCATTCCACACGATTCCCAACCGCGCCTCCGGGACTTGCGTTTCCTGGCGATCCGGGGATTCCGCCTGGAACCATCTTCATGGACAAGGGTGACTTCGCTCCACGGCTTGGGTTTGCCTACGACGTCTTCGGTGATGGCAAGACATCGGTGCGTGGCGGCTATGGCATCTTTTATAACGCGCCCGGAGCCATCACAATGGCGAATGAAATTGAGGCTCCGCCATTCGAGACTCAGCTAATTTTCACACCAAACACTTTCACCGATCCCTACGGAGGGACGGGTTACACCAATCCATTCCCATACCCTTACCTCAACCCCGGACCGAATCCGCTTTGGCCATTTCCGGCGCAGTTTTACTCACCTGATCCGCATATCAAGAATGCGTTCACGCAGCAGTACAACTTCAACGTACAGCGTGAATTTCCGAAGGACCTGATGGTGCAGGTCGGCTATGTAGGAAGCCACGGAGACCGGTTGTGGAATGGAAACCAGGCAAATGCGGCACCGTACTCTGCAGGCGGAACTGCAGCGAACGCACAGTCGCGGCGTCCTTTCTTGCCGCAGTATTATGCCGGCATTACACGGATCTCCAACTTGGGATCCTCCAACTACAACTCTCTGCAAGTGACCGCACGAAAGCGCTTCTCAGAGGGTTACACCATGCAATTCGCGTACACATTCGCGAAGTCCCTCGATTCGGGATCTGTTGCCGATGCTGATGGTGGAACCGCGCAAAATCCAGCCAGCCCCATTCTCGGCGAATATGCTCGGTCCGACTTCAACCAGAAGCATCTGCTACGCGTGAACGGCGTATGGAATCTCCCGAAGTTTGAGAACTTGGGCGTTGCGAAGTATGTCGTGGGTGGGTGGATGCTCTCAGGAATTGTCGCCTACAGCAGTGGAACTCCCTTCTCTGTGAGCACTGGCTCTTCGGCACCATGGCTAGGCGGGGGCCGAGACATGGGAGCTCTACGCCTAAACACAACGGGCATCAATCCCTGCGCAGGATGCGGAGGAAAAGACTCGTGGGCTCGAACCGGATATTTCAATACCGCCGCCTACGCTTCACCACTCCTCGCTCCCTATACGTACGGAACCTTTGGCAATAGCGGACGCAATAGCCTTACGGGACCTTCGTTATTCGATACCGACATGAGCCTTGCGAAGAACTTTTCGTTCTTACCCCGCGAAGGTTCGAAGATTCAATTCCGTGCTGATGTCTTCAATCTGTTCAACAACGTGCCTTTCAACAACCCAACAACTTCGTTAGCTTCGTCTGTCTTCGGAAAGATCACTTCCGCTGGAAATGCAAGGCAGATTCAGCTTGCGCTACGGTTAGATTTCTAA
- a CDS encoding GRP family sugar transporter, with amino-acid sequence MSRDGSYPSGLKAFKPVANGYSYPAEELTLSASLKRKRSMYQPETYGIALLFMILSMLCWGSWANSMKLCPGYRFQLFYWDYVIGLIAGAVVWGVTFGSHGAAGRPFFSDVAHAGPHSILLAMAGGAIFNIANLLLVAAIDIAGLAVAFPVGIGLALIVGAVSTYVISPKGNPLLLFIGIALVTAAIVFDAIAYRLRETEHAAMSRRGIIISLIAGLLMGTFYPFVSKAMTVEDASGPYAALLFFALGVAICAIPVNYFFMRFPLDGREPASMRGYWQASGSWHLWGVLGGVIWCTGAMANFVASRANIVGPTVSYSIGQGATMISACWGVFVWHEFRTAPARSKTILRWMFVFFLCGLTAVACAPLFS; translated from the coding sequence ATGTCGCGGGATGGCAGCTATCCCAGTGGGCTGAAAGCATTCAAACCAGTCGCAAACGGATACTCTTACCCGGCAGAAGAATTGACTTTATCCGCCTCATTGAAAAGGAAGCGTTCAATGTATCAGCCTGAAACATACGGAATTGCACTTCTGTTCATGATCCTTAGCATGCTGTGCTGGGGATCATGGGCAAACTCGATGAAACTTTGCCCTGGTTACAGATTCCAGCTGTTTTACTGGGACTACGTCATCGGGCTGATCGCTGGAGCAGTCGTGTGGGGCGTGACTTTCGGAAGTCATGGAGCCGCAGGACGGCCGTTCTTTTCTGATGTAGCTCACGCCGGGCCGCACTCGATTCTTCTCGCTATGGCGGGTGGTGCCATATTCAACATTGCCAACCTATTGCTTGTCGCAGCGATCGACATCGCGGGACTCGCCGTGGCGTTTCCAGTTGGCATTGGTCTGGCATTGATCGTAGGTGCCGTAAGTACCTACGTCATTTCGCCTAAGGGAAACCCTCTTCTTTTATTTATCGGTATTGCTCTAGTAACGGCGGCAATCGTATTCGATGCCATCGCCTATAGGTTGCGCGAGACCGAGCACGCAGCTATGAGCCGTCGCGGCATCATCATTAGCTTGATCGCAGGGCTCTTGATGGGAACCTTTTATCCCTTCGTTTCAAAAGCGATGACGGTAGAAGATGCTTCAGGGCCTTACGCTGCGCTTCTCTTCTTCGCACTTGGCGTTGCTATCTGCGCTATCCCTGTGAACTATTTCTTTATGCGCTTTCCGCTTGATGGCCGGGAGCCCGCATCGATGCGAGGTTATTGGCAGGCAAGCGGTTCGTGGCACCTATGGGGTGTTCTCGGAGGAGTCATCTGGTGCACAGGCGCAATGGCCAATTTTGTAGCTTCGCGCGCCAACATTGTTGGACCTACGGTTTCTTATTCCATTGGACAGGGCGCCACCATGATCTCCGCCTGCTGGGGAGTGTTCGTCTGGCATGAATTCCGTACAGCTCCTGCACGTTCCAAAACCATTCTGAGATGGATGTTTGTGTTTTTCCTTTGCGGCTTGACGGCGGTTGCCTGCGCTCCGCTGTTTTCGTAA
- the rbsK gene encoding ribokinase, with product MSAQKPIVVVGSINTDLVAVTKRMPATGETVIASDFQTHSGGKGANQAVAVARLGYPVRLIGRLGNDAFGDELRTQLQDAGVDITGVSTSDSVSGVALIVVSESGDNSILIAPGANSKVTPADLDANISILRGAGIVLTQLEIPLETVDHLARICARENVPLILDPAPALELPPDIFQHIAWLTPNQTEAAFYLGDDDSKSSSLPPAETAKVFLSKGCHGVVLKMGANGSYLSSQDGINKQVPAFPAKAVDTTAAGDAFNAGFATALMLGKSPLESASFAAAVAAISVTRRGAQPSMPSMDEVEAFMEAASGLAQH from the coding sequence ATGTCGGCGCAAAAGCCTATTGTCGTGGTCGGCAGTATCAATACCGACCTGGTCGCGGTGACAAAACGAATGCCAGCTACAGGGGAGACGGTCATTGCATCCGACTTTCAAACCCACTCAGGAGGCAAAGGCGCGAATCAGGCCGTAGCTGTTGCACGGCTTGGATATCCAGTGCGACTCATAGGGCGACTGGGGAACGATGCGTTCGGTGATGAGTTGCGAACCCAGTTGCAAGACGCAGGTGTTGACATAACGGGTGTCTCGACGAGTGACAGTGTTTCTGGCGTTGCCTTAATCGTTGTTTCAGAAAGCGGCGATAACAGCATTCTGATAGCCCCAGGGGCAAATTCTAAAGTGACGCCAGCGGACCTTGACGCGAATATCTCCATCTTGCGAGGTGCGGGCATCGTCCTTACGCAGCTTGAAATACCTCTTGAAACGGTTGATCATCTGGCACGCATCTGCGCACGGGAGAATGTGCCTTTGATTCTTGATCCCGCTCCCGCGCTGGAATTGCCGCCGGATATCTTCCAACACATCGCATGGTTGACGCCCAACCAGACAGAGGCGGCTTTCTATCTGGGGGATGACGATTCCAAATCAAGTTCACTTCCACCTGCGGAAACAGCGAAAGTGTTTCTATCCAAGGGCTGCCACGGAGTTGTGTTGAAGATGGGAGCGAATGGAAGCTATCTGTCATCACAGGATGGCATTAACAAACAGGTTCCCGCGTTTCCAGCCAAAGCGGTGGATACCACAGCAGCGGGAGATGCGTTCAATGCGGGCTTCGCCACAGCGCTCATGCTGGGAAAGTCTCCTTTGGAGAGTGCAAGTTTTGCGGCTGCGGTTGCTGCTATCTCTGTGACGCGAAGAGGCGCTCAGCCCTCAATGCCCAGCATGGATGAGGTAGAGGCATTCATGGAAGCCGCAAGTGGCTTAGCCCAGCATTAG